A segment of the bacterium genome:
CGGAGAAACTACAATCTCGGGGCTCGCGGGGGAGACAAACCACAACGTCGAGATTTGGCTCTATGACGCCAGAGGCGTCGAGGGAGGCCATTTCTCCTTTACCGCCCTTTCCGGCCCCGCCCTGCCTCCGGTGCCGCAGGCCGAAAAGATAATCGTCCCTCCCGCCACCGGCGGCGGAGGCGGAGGCGGATGCTTCATCGAAGTTATCTTCTGAGCGGATGGAGTTGAATTTAAAATACTTTGTACTAGAATATAAAAGTCACCTTTCTCACTGTTTTTTTAAGGCGGGAGTCCTTTTGGTTTCCGCCCCGGATTAACCCCAAGGAGAAGGAGTACGCTATGTTAAGGGCACTGAAGTTCACTCTTTTGATGGCCATTTTTCTCGTCCTGGCCGTCGCCTGCGGCGGCGGAGGAGGAGGAGACAACGGGGGGGGGACTGAAAATCAGGCTCCCAGCGCAAGCGCAGGTCTCGACCAGACCGTTCTGGAAGGGGCGACGGTAACGCTTAACGGCTCCTCCTCGACCGATTCCGACGGCACCATCGCCGCCTACTCCTGGTCGCAGACCACCGGGCCTTCCGTGACCCTCTCCAGCGAGTCCGCGGTTCAGCCGACTTTCACGGCTCCCGCCGTTGACGCCGCCACGGTCCTGACCTTCACCCTCACGGTTACGGACGACGACGGCGCGACCGATACGGATACCGTAATCGTCACGGTAAACGACATCGGCTCCGGGGAAAATCTGACCCCCACCGCCAGCGCGGGCCCGGACCAGACGGTCGATGAAGGTGCCGCCGTCACCCTTAACGGAAGCGGTTCCTCCGACCCCGACGGCACCATAGCCGCCTGGTCCTGGGCGCAGCTGGCAGGGCCTTCGGTGACCCTCTCCGACGCCGGAGCGGCATCGTCCACCTTCACGGCTCCCCTGGTAGACACCGCGACGGTGCTCACCTTCGAGCTCACCGTGACCGACAACGAAAGCGCGACGGCTTCCGACACCGTCACGATAACGGTCAACAACGTCGCGCCCGTCGTCCCCAGCACCACCATCAACGGCGTCCTTCGCGACCGTGACGGAGCCCCCATCGCGGGCGCTACCGTCGTCCTCCAGGAGCAGGGCGCTTTCTCGGCCGGCGCTCCCCTGCCCAGGGCAAACAGCAAATACTCCCGCACCGCCCTTATAAACGCCGCCCGCGCTAAAGCCCTCAGCTCCACGGCCCGCATGGCGGCGCTCACCTCCATAGCCTTCACCGTGACCGACGAAAACGGCTTCTACACCTTCGCCGACGTAGCCATACCCGAAAGCGGCAAGCTCCTCATCTCCTTCGACAAGAGCGGCTACGCCAGCTATCAGGAACTCCTGACGCTCACCGCCGACGCCATGATCACCGTTCAGGCCATGATGGCCCAGGCCTACGTCGCCCCGGTTCAGGACGCTTCCGCCGTGATTACCGTTACGGCGGATTCCACCTCCACCGGCGTTGACAACGCGGGCATGAACCTCACCGTTCCCGCCGGTTCGCTCCTCGATTCCAGCGGAGCGCCCGTCACCGGAGACGTACAGGTCGAAGTGGCCGTCGCCGACCCGGCCAACGAGGCCGACCGCGCCATCTTCCCCGGCTCCTTCGCCGCCGCCGACGCGGGGCAGGACCTTAACAACCCGGCAACCACCCTTGAATCCGTGGCCTTCGCCGAGATAACGATCCGCGACGTGGCCACCGGCGAGGAATACACCACAATCGACCCGGCGAACCCGGCAACGGTGGAGTTTCTCCTTCCCGTGGGCATACAGGACGGAACCATCCTCAATCCCAACACCGGCGTTGCCTACGTGGCCGGCGACAAGATTCCGTGGTGGTCCTACAACGAAGACATGGGCGTCTGGGAGCGCGAGGACGCGAACCCGAACGACCTCATCACCGACCCGGCCGACCCCGCCTACGACGCTGACGTCGTCGCGAGGGCCGACGGCCTTTACGTGCAGGCGAACGTCGTCCACTTCACCTGGTGGAATGGCGATCACCCCATCGACCGCTCCTACCTCAACGTGCACGTCAACGACGACTCGGGCAATCCCCTGCCGAACGTGCTGGTAAAGGTTAACGGCGTCACTTACAATTCAAGAGCCCGCTCGGGCGTCACCAACGCAAGCGGAGACGTTAACGGCCTCATCGTCAAGGGCTCCGTCGTCGCCAGCGTCACCGAACAGTGCCAGGTGACTCTGGTCTTCAACGGAATAGAGTATCCGCAAAGCGTAATGGACACTCCCCCCCAGGAGCAGACCGTCAGCGTTACCTACGTCATCGGCATTCCCGGAACGATTCAGGGAACCGTGACCGACGCCGGCGGAAATCCCCTTTCCGGCGTCCTCGTGTACACCGACCTCATGGGCAGCCTGAGGACAGACGCCTTGGGCCAGTACTCGATAAAGGTTCCCTACGATAGACTGGTGAACGTACACGTCAACGGCGCGGTCGTCGAAGACCGGTCGGGAACCGCCACCGTAGCGACCCCGGTAGTCACCCTCGACTTCACCTTCCCCGCCATCGACCTTACCTCCATACTGGCGAAGCTCGAAGGCGACGAGACTACTCCCGGCGACCCGATCGGCGCTTACAAAGACCTCAAACAGCTTGCCGACAGCGGGCAGCTTGACAACAACGGGCGCGCTCTCTGGGCGGTCCTCTCCTTCTTTGAACTAGCCGAACAGGCCAAGACCTCCGGGACCTCCCTCAACACTCTCATTGAATCCGTGGGACTTAAGGCTTACGACGACCCGGTAACCGGAGAATTCCGTATCGTTTCCGTCACCGAGGCATGCCTCGAATGGGATTACAGCGCTCCCGGCCCGGTCTGCTCGGTCGCCAACCCCTTCTACAACCCCGACTTCACGATGACCGCGATCCCCGATTATCAGAATCTGGCGCAGCTTATTCAGGCCAAGATCGACTACTCAAGGGCGATCCTCGCGCAGATAAACGGGCCGGTTACCCTCGTCGTAGACGGCATGGAGGTCGACGACAGCGACATAATCGGTCTCAACGCGGTCCTGGACCTCGCTGACGGCCTCCTCGAATACATCCAGGGCTATCAGTTCACGCTGAATACCTACGCCGAAAACGGCGACCAGCAGTTCAGCCCCCTGAACCTCCAGGACCTCCTCCAGAGGCCCGACGTGGCTACCCGTTTCGCGAACTCCAAGGCCCTTCTCAATCAGGTGTTCGACGGCGTAGTGGCTTACCTCGACGCGATGGAGCTCGAGACGGATATTCAGTCCGACGACATAATCTACATCGACGCCGAGATGGCTGTGCAGCTCCCGAAACTGCTCGAAATGCTTGACGGCTTCAAGGCCTCCGTCAACTCCACCACGGGCTGGGTCAACGTGCCCATCTACGAATGGGACAACAAGCGCATCACCTCCGCGGTAATGGGCAACGACGGAACCTTCACCATCGACGAGACCGCCGACCTGTTCAAGGGCTATCTGAAGCTCGACCTCTCGACGATCTTCGACCCGGCCAGGATGTTCGACGGCAGCAAGCTCGCCGCCGACATAACCTCCGGCGCTTTCACCGTAACGCCTGTAGACGATTTCTACGGCCCCCGGAACCCGGATTACTTCGCGATAACCTTCGCGCCCGAGAGCCACGCGGGGACGCTCATTACGTCGGTCTTCGGCGACGCCGAGTTTGCTCTCAGGGACAGCAGATACGCCACCGACGGAATCGGCGGCTTCGCTATCGAACCCGATACCAGGATTCTCCTGCCCTTCACGGCGACGGCAGGAGGAGCCCCGGAGTTCACTTACTACTTCGACTCTTTCCTTAACACCTGGGTGAAGGAAGAGCTCGGCCTCTCCGAGGAGAAGTTCGACAACCTCGGCGTAAGCCTGGGCTTCCCCTTCGACACCGGCACGGACGTTTCCTGGACCGAAACCAACGTCCCCGCCAGGGTTGATATGTGGGGAGACAGCTGGAGCCAAAGCGATACCCGCCCGATGGGGCTCGCCTTCACCTTCTCCTACCTCTATAGCGGAACCCTCTGGAATTCGCCGCTGACGGTTGGCGCGACCTGGACCAACGACAACATGTGGGTGCAGGGCTATCAGGGTTACACCGCCACCTCGACGGTTACCGCCATTGAAAGCGTGACCGTTCCTCTCAACACTTACGCCAACGCCATCAAGACCGTAACGGTGATCTCCGGCGCCGGCACCTCCTGGGAAGGCGCCCCCGCCCCCGCGGGAGTAAACAACTTCATAAACGGCACCCGCACGACATGGCACGCGCCGAACATGGGCATAGTCAAGATGGTTTACGACCATGCCGACGGAAAGCAGACCGTGGCCGAACTTACCTCGCAGACCGACGGAACCGGCGCTCTTATCGCCAACTACGTCTACTTCAGGGCGAAGGAGGGCGGCTACCGAACCTACACGCTCACCAACCCCTACGACGCTCCCGCCACGGTCTCTACGGAAACCTGCACGGTGCAGGCCAACGATCCGCTCCAGCCCCTGTACAGAAACTGGTGGACGGCGATGCCCGAATCCATCGCCACGGGCTATAACGTGGTCTGCACGATAGACCCCGGCCCCGCGCCCACCACCTGGTATCTGGACTCCGACGGCGACGGCTTCGGCAGCCTCTTCGCAACCCCCGTGTTCGCCGTAGACCAGCCCGCCGGCTACGTAGCCAACCCCTTCGACTGCGACGACAGCGTCGCGGCGATAAACCCCGACGCGACGGAGATACTGGGCGATTTCGTCGACAACAACTGCAACTTCCAGACCGACGAAGACGGAACCCTCTTTACCTGGTACTTTGACGGCGACGGCGACGGCTGGGGAGACCCCTTTAACTTCACCTTCTCCGATGTCCAGCCCGGAGGATACGTCAGCCAGCCTGGCGACTGCAGCAACTGGGACCCGAGCGTCAATCCCGGCGCAACGGAGATAAAGGACTGGCTGGACAACGACTGCGACCAGCAGGTAGACGAAGGCTTCTCCCAGTCGCAGGGCTTCTTCAACTTCAACCTCTACCGGGCCGACGAAGACAACGGCCCCTTTGGCGGCGGAGGAGGCACCCAGCCGATGGGGCCCCGTCTCTTCAAATAACCGCCTCGAAGCGCAACAACCGTAACTGAAACACGCGGGACGGCTCCGAAAAGGGCCGTCCCGCCCTTTCTTTGGCGAGGCAGCTTGAAAAAGGGAATTAAAACGGCGCTAATCGCCGCTCTGGCGGTAATTGCGGTGCTTTCGGTCTTGTTCGCTCTTCGCCCGGAAAGGAAGGAAGCCGCAGGGGCGGGGAAAGAGGGGTTCCACGGAGTAAGGGGAGCCTTTAAGGAGTTCTCCTTCGAGGAGTATTCCGCCGACGGCAAGAGCGGCTACGTGGTAAAGGCGAAGGAATCCTTCGTGCGCGATCAGAAATTCATGAAAGTTCTGCGCCTGGGGGCCAAGCGCGAAAACGTCCTCCAGGACGCGGAGGTGACCATACTCAAGGACGGCGCTCCGGCAGCCGTTGCCGCCGCCCCCAAGGGGGTCTACTACCCCGTTACTGGGGCCGTGCGGCTGGAAGACGGAGTGACGATAAAGACGGGAGATATGGCCGTCGCCTCCTCCGTCGCCTTTTTCAAGAGGGAAGGGACTATGGAGCTTCCCGGCGAGTACAGCGTCACCGGGAAGGACGGGAGTTTGTCGAAAGGGAAGGTCTTCCGGGGCACGCCGGAGGAATTTTTAAAGCTGCAGGCGAAAGCAAACTGAAATTGTTCAAACCGCAGGTCGCTTTGAGCGCAGCGAAAGGCGACAAATCCAAAAAACAAATACAACAGTTAATGTATTTCTCGGCTTTCGTTCCCCAAGCCGACCTGCCCGGATTTCCGTTCCCGGCAAGGAATCCCGGAGCGAAAGGGCGCGAAGTCCGGCAAACTATTTCGGCGAAGGGCAAGGAGCCCGCAGGACGCGCGACGAGACAGTATCGGGAATACGGCGAGGAGCGCGACCGAGTAGCGACGCAGCCATTCGCCGAAAGAGGAAGCCGGGTCAGACGTCGTGGCGTGAAACCCCGTGCTCCTTCAAAAGTCCATAAAGCCGTGCCCTGCCAAGCCCGGAGAGGCTCGACGCCAGTTCCATATCCCCCTTTGTCCTTCGCATAAGCTCGATAATGTACTCCCTCTCCACGCTGCGCAGGGCGTTCTTGCGATAGCTGTTAAAGGGGAGAATATCCCTTTTTACCTCCTCTTCACCGGCTGATGGCAAAGCAGTAGCGTCCTCGTGCGCGAAGTGGCGCGCCCGCACCCTCTCGGGCAGGTGAATCGCGAAGAGCTTGCTGAACCCTTCCGCCCTCGAAAGCGACGCCTCCACCGTCTGCATAAGCTCCCGCACGTTTCCCGGCCATTCGTAAGCGGTCAGTTCCTCGCAAAAATCGGGCGAAAAAGCCTTCTTCGAGCACTTGTTGGCATAGCAGACCTTGTGGAGGTGGTAATCCGCCAGCGGCACTATGTCCTCGGTTCTTTCCCGCAGGGGCGGCAGGTGGATCGAGATCGACCTGATGCGGTGCAGAAGATCGAGCCGGAAAGTCCCTTTTTCGACCAGCTTGTCGAGGTCGCGGTTGGTCGCGGCTATTATGCGGAAATCGCAGGTTCTTTCCCCCACGTCCCCGACCGGACGGAAGGTTTTTTCCTGAATCACCCTTAAAAAGCGCTTCTGGATATCCTCGCCCATCTCGCCGACTTCGTCCAGAAAGAGGGTTCCGCCGTGGGCGAGCTGGATGAGCCCCTCGTGGTCCGACTCCGCCCCGGTAAAAGCCCCCTTGATGTGGCCGAAGAGTATGGATTCGGCCAGCTGCGAGGGTATCGCAGTACAGTCCACCACGATAAATCCCTTGTCCCTGCGGGCCGAGCTGTTGTGGATGGCCCTGGCGATAAGCTCTTTTCCAGTGCCGGTCTCTCCCGTGAGAAGCACCGGGGCGTCCGACTGCGCGGCATGGGCCGCCTCGACCAGACAGCGCTTTATCTTCGGTGAATTACCCACGATGCCCGCGGTGCGCAGTGCGCTCTGGGCGGTTGCGGTCTTCTTTTCGGAGCGGAAGGTCATCGCCCGGTCCACGGCGAGCATGATGCGGCTGAGGGGGTCGGATTTGCTTATGTAATCCCACACGCCGAGAAGGAGAGCCTGCTTGGCCGCGTCGTCGTCGGGATTTCCTGTAATTACGATAATCTGGGGAGAGTCGGGGGCCTCCTCGACCGAGGTTATCGCGTCGAGCCCGTAGCCGTCGGGAAGATGAACGTCGAGGAGAAGTACGTCCGGGACAAGCTCCCTCAGCCCTTCCTTGAGTCCGGCCAGTTTGTGGATGACAGTCGCGTCGTGTCCTTTTTTTGTGAGAGCGCGGGCAAGGAAGCCGGAAAAACTCGGGTCGTCGTCCAGAATCAGAACTTTCGCCATAGAAATTCCTTGTCGGTTTGTTGACTTTGGGGCTTACGGACACGCCTTCGATTTTACCTGAATCGACCTCTATTTCAAACAAGGTTCTGTTCCAATTTTGAATCACTACACGGTTTTGAAACCGTTTTAGATTTCTTTCATTTCAGGCTGATGGTTTTGATATAGTGAAAAACAGACCGGAAATTGACAACGCAGGACAAGACGGATACGAAATGTCAACTTTAATGGCTTTGATAGTTTCCGCGGTATTGCCCCTCGCAATAAACAAGATGCTTCCCGAATCGACGCCCTTCTGGGTGACTGCGTTATTGGGGCTGATCGTTTCGGTTTTTGCTTTCTATCATACGCGAAAGTTTTTCAACGATTTGAAGCCCTGACCTTTGGAGCGAAGAATGGAACGGCGGCTGCCAAACAGCGACTGGTGCTACGTCTGCGGAGAAAACAACCCTCTCGGGCATCACGTAGTCTTCACGACCGACGGCGAAAGGGTGCGGACGCGCTACAAGCCGGAGGTTCATCGGCAGGGGTATCCGGGCGTAGTCCACGGCGGCGTACTTTGCACCATCCTCGACG
Coding sequences within it:
- a CDS encoding sigma-54-dependent Fis family transcriptional regulator, giving the protein MAKVLILDDDPSFSGFLARALTKKGHDATVIHKLAGLKEGLRELVPDVLLLDVHLPDGYGLDAITSVEEAPDSPQIIVITGNPDDDAAKQALLLGVWDYISKSDPLSRIMLAVDRAMTFRSEKKTATAQSALRTAGIVGNSPKIKRCLVEAAHAAQSDAPVLLTGETGTGKELIARAIHNSSARRDKGFIVVDCTAIPSQLAESILFGHIKGAFTGAESDHEGLIQLAHGGTLFLDEVGEMGEDIQKRFLRVIQEKTFRPVGDVGERTCDFRIIAATNRDLDKLVEKGTFRLDLLHRIRSISIHLPPLRERTEDIVPLADYHLHKVCYANKCSKKAFSPDFCEELTAYEWPGNVRELMQTVEASLSRAEGFSKLFAIHLPERVRARHFAHEDATALPSAGEEEVKRDILPFNSYRKNALRSVEREYIIELMRRTKGDMELASSLSGLGRARLYGLLKEHGVSRHDV